CCTCTAAACGCTTTAACTATTTCATAAAACCCAAATATACCTACTGGATACATTTCATGATCTACAACAGGAAATATCTTTACTCTGTTTTCAAGCATCATTAACATCGCGTCTTCAATCAAATCATCATTATATAAAAAAATATCTACAGGATCTAAAATTTCATAAATTTCTTTGTTACCTTCAAAATTGTTTAAAAATTCAATGTCTTCATATCTAATAATGTTATACAAAGTATTATCATGCCTGAGTATGACAACACACTCTTTGTTTTCATGTATCAATTCTAATACATCTTTAACATGTTTGTTCAAATATATATATTCAAAATTTTTATTAAACCAGTTTTTAACGTACATATTTTCACCTCTTCAGGTTATTTTTAACTAAATTATACATGAAATAGATTAA
The DNA window shown above is from Geotoga petraea and carries:
- a CDS encoding CBS domain-containing protein yields the protein MYVKNWFNKNFEYIYLNKHVKDVLELIHENKECVVILRHDNTLYNIIRYEDIEFLNNFEGNKEIYEILDPVDIFLYNDDLIEDAMLMMLENRVKIFPVVDHEMYPVGIFGFYEIVKAFRGLSSMEEDGTKIMLVRDDVPGELKKLLDIISKENINILSLMTHKIKKDKRIITLKINIKDVSFVSDLFDKNGIDYEAIFEEEASIWDF